Proteins encoded together in one uncultured Sphaerochaeta sp. window:
- a CDS encoding phytoene/squalene synthase family protein — MVADRHEHIFRNGSNTYYFSSRFFPPQVRRDVYALYGFVRVADNLVDDQPVDPQQFHHFRSLYMKAFTSGEPSGDEVIDAFIELQKRKIFDPSWTEAFLDSMEHDLSESSCETLEDVLTYIYGSAEVIGLFMARIMDLDEASFPYAAMLGRAMQYINFIRDIAEDNELGRRYLPLLDTSLVSLKEEEAKKNPEAFSAFIRKEIERYQGWQKEAEKGYAYIPRRYRIPIMTAADMYCWTASQIAKDPLVVFERQVKPPKSRILRKGIAHMLGVALPCPI; from the coding sequence ATGGTAGCTGACCGACATGAACATATCTTTAGGAACGGAAGTAATACCTATTACTTCAGCTCCCGCTTCTTCCCTCCGCAAGTTCGTAGGGACGTCTATGCGCTCTACGGGTTTGTTCGTGTAGCTGATAACCTGGTGGATGACCAACCGGTGGATCCCCAGCAGTTTCATCATTTTCGCTCTCTTTACATGAAGGCTTTTACGAGTGGGGAACCCAGTGGGGATGAAGTCATTGATGCCTTTATCGAGCTACAGAAACGAAAAATTTTTGACCCTTCTTGGACAGAAGCATTCCTCGATTCCATGGAACATGACTTGAGTGAATCATCCTGTGAGACGCTTGAAGATGTACTGACCTATATCTATGGTTCAGCAGAGGTCATCGGCCTGTTCATGGCACGGATCATGGATCTGGATGAAGCTTCCTTTCCTTATGCAGCCATGCTTGGCCGTGCGATGCAGTATATAAACTTCATCCGTGATATTGCAGAGGACAATGAACTTGGAAGACGATATCTTCCCTTATTGGATACCTCTCTTGTATCGCTGAAGGAGGAGGAAGCAAAAAAGAATCCTGAGGCTTTCTCTGCCTTTATCAGAAAAGAGATTGAGCGTTATCAGGGGTGGCAGAAGGAAGCAGAAAAAGGCTATGCCTATATCCCACGCCGATACAGGATTCCTATCATGACTGCCGCAGATATGTATTGCTGGACCGCCAGCCAAATAGCCAAGGACCCGCTCGTTGTCTTTGAAAGACAAGTCAAACCGCCGAAAAGTAGAATCTTACGAAAGGGAATTGCCCATATGCTAGGAGTAGCCCTGCCATGTCCTATCTAA